In Rutidosis leptorrhynchoides isolate AG116_Rl617_1_P2 chromosome 6, CSIRO_AGI_Rlap_v1, whole genome shotgun sequence, the DNA window tataaataatatacacataTTTTAAAGTAAAAAAACTTTCGTTGACCAGTTTTTACCTATAATCATTAAGACTGCTAATATAATACAAAAAGTAACTCAAAACTACGTTAATTTTGATTTATTTGACTGACTTTAACCAAATATTTGACTTTTGACCGGTGTTGAGCCAACCTTTTCCTCCTTTGACCCGACTTTTAAACGTTGACCGACATATTAAACGCCGAGACGAAGTCGGATGGATTAGTCATCAAAACACCGCAACGACTGCCGTAATAGATGCAACCGACGTCGTTTGCAACTATGAGAATATGCTTTTACACGATTCAAAAGCAATCATTGATTCAAATTTATTTATATATCCTCGTCAACCTAAACATGTAtggcgattttttttttttttttttttttagcggtCTCCGTAGCCCTCCATTTGTATTTAGCTTGTAGATTGTCATATAGTGTCGATCTTTGTGAGCATGTATGTCACTAATGTATTCTGAGTTTCTGGGCTCAGCAGGTATCCTGCTGGATGTTTGTAATATGTGATTTTGATATAAATAAAATATTCATCTTGTCTTCAAGAATAAgggttatttatatatatctatctcTGAAACAAACTTGAAGTAATTCACAATTATGTTATTTTTGTATAATGTCATCATAACTCATTACGAGaggtcataaattcaaattttgaggtGGTTAAGGAAGGTTTGATAAACGGTCACAGATTGTTTCAAATAAGCCACGTACATCATAGTTAAAAATACTCAGTCATCCCATTACCCCAAACTTGAAAATCTCATAACTTTTATGACTCATCAAATTACATGTTTATTTGATAAAGTTTCATATACGTACAAGATTATCCTATATATTACTCCGTTTATACAGACAAGATTATCCTATATAATACTCCGTTTATATGTACGAGCTATTCAAGGTATTGATATGCATACCAAATACGTTTAACCGTTCGTATGTATCCCATGCGTTGACAAACCTAAAACTACTGTGTTTATTTACTCAACTTGGTTGGAAATTGTTTTGTATAATTTTTGTGTTCATTGATATTTACATCATAAAACTGAATTGACTTTGTACCAAACCTATATTGTATAGTTCGATTCAGTTAGACTGGTTCGCACCATTTCAAGCACTTTGCATAGGCCTAATTTATGTGACATTAACATCCTATATACTCGGTTGATTAACAAAATGTAGTATGATCATTGTATCTCTGTCCAACATCCAACTCTAAAATCAAAATTAAATAAGAGATGATAAAAGCAACTGTGGAGTGTGGATGATTGCTTGTTTTTCAAAATATGTTTATAGATCAGATACCAATAATTCACAcaattcaaaatatattattttagcaTATAAATTGCTTTTAAATCTCGATACCTGATCTTGATTTTGTAAATATGATTAATTTAACACATTCAAATTTTGTTATTTCAAAAATCATCGACAAACATTATGATacactaatatcaataataaatatGTTTGCACTTGCACAATTGCAAATCATTCAACCTGCATTTCAATCTTTCATGaacacaaaaataaaaataaaaagttgcACAAAAACAATTCATTACAACAAAATTAATTCATACAAACAAACTTTTGTGATCTAACAACCGATCAATAATTTTAGAGCAGAAATTTTAGGCATAATAATATAATTCATcatttaacattaataattaatctaACATTCGATGTTGTTGATTCAAGAATCAGAAATTCATAATCAGCACATGAACATATCAATCATGACGTCATCAATTTATACATCAACAAAATAATAAAGTAAAACTTCAATGTTGACAACGAGTAATGGTACTGCAACCACGCTGATAAGGATTAGCTTGACCACCAGACTGACAATTATAATACGATGCACCTCTCTGTGAACACGGTATATTGTTCCCTTTAAGCGCACCATAGCTTATATATTTAGTTGTTGCTAAAATACGCCTTGTGCTTTCTGActccatttccatttccatttctaaTCCTGCGCCAATACACTCACCTATTGATCCCTTGCATCCTCCGCTGTTGTATGACATCCAGCTCAACTCATCTCCGCCACTAATGGCGGCTGCCGGCGAGATCATGAAAATGAAAGCGGAGATTACCAccagttgaagaagaagaagaagaaggaaattgGTGGAAATTGACATTTGATGAAATGTATA includes these proteins:
- the LOC139854170 gene encoding rapid alkalinization factor-like, yielding MSISTNFLLLLLLQLVVISAFIFMISPAAAISGGDELSWMSYNSGGCKGSIGECIGAGLEMEMEMESESTRRILATTKYISYGALKGNNIPCSQRGASYYNCQSGGQANPYQRGCSTITRCQH